A genomic window from Candidatus Thiocaldithrix dubininis includes:
- the purT gene encoding formate-dependent phosphoribosylglycinamide formyltransferase: MRIGTALSPSATKVMLLGSGELGKEVIIALQRLGVEVIAVDRYANAPGHQVAHRFHTINMADPHALRALVEQEQPHLIVPEIEAIATDELARIEADQLAEVIPTARATQLTMNREGIRRLAAEELGLPTSRYHFASSLAEMQAACDDVGYPCFIKPVMSSSGKGQSMVKSPEEVTAAWDYALSAGRVNHGRVIVEQCIQFDYEITLLTVRALGANGNVETHFCTPIGHRQVKGDYVESWQAQAMSETALAKAQDIAQKITTNLGGRGLFGVELFVKGDEVWFSEVSPRPHDTGMVTMITQYQNEFELHARAILGLPVNTAMHSTGASAVIYGGMDATGIAFEGVAEALQVPETDIRLFGKPESFERRRMGVALARGQTTDEARQRAAEAASRVKPVKV; encoded by the coding sequence ATGCGTATTGGAACTGCATTGTCCCCCTCCGCCACCAAAGTCATGTTGTTAGGCAGTGGCGAGTTAGGCAAAGAAGTCATTATTGCGTTACAACGCTTAGGGGTTGAAGTGATTGCGGTGGATCGTTATGCCAATGCGCCCGGTCATCAAGTTGCACATCGTTTCCATACAATTAATATGGCAGATCCGCATGCCTTACGTGCCTTAGTGGAACAAGAGCAACCGCATTTAATCGTGCCAGAGATTGAAGCGATTGCCACCGATGAATTAGCCCGTATTGAAGCGGATCAATTAGCAGAAGTCATTCCCACAGCTCGTGCGACGCAATTAACCATGAATCGTGAAGGCATTCGGCGTTTAGCAGCGGAAGAATTAGGCTTACCCACCTCACGTTATCACTTTGCTTCCAGCTTAGCCGAAATGCAAGCGGCGTGTGATGATGTAGGTTACCCCTGTTTTATCAAGCCGGTGATGTCGTCTTCTGGTAAAGGGCAATCAATGGTTAAAAGTCCTGAAGAAGTAACCGCTGCGTGGGACTATGCCTTATCCGCCGGACGCGTTAATCACGGACGCGTGATCGTTGAACAGTGCATTCAATTCGACTACGAAATTACCTTATTAACCGTGCGTGCATTAGGTGCAAATGGTAACGTTGAAACGCATTTCTGTACGCCGATTGGGCATCGCCAAGTAAAAGGCGATTATGTAGAAAGTTGGCAAGCACAAGCCATGTCAGAGACTGCCCTAGCTAAAGCCCAAGACATTGCCCAAAAAATTACCACAAACTTAGGCGGACGTGGCTTATTTGGGGTCGAATTATTTGTTAAAGGTGATGAAGTTTGGTTCTCTGAAGTGAGTCCTCGCCCACATGACACCGGTATGGTCACGATGATTACCCAATACCAAAATGAATTTGAATTACACGCACGCGCTATTTTAGGTTTACCTGTGAATACGGCTATGCATAGTACGGGAGCCAGTGCCGTAATTTATGGCGGTATGGACGCTACTGGCATTGCCTTTGAAGGCGTGGCAGAAGCCTTACAAGTACCAGAAACCGATATTCGCTTATTTGGCAAACCCGAATCCTTTGAACGCCGCCGCATGGGGGTTGCCTTAGCGCGGGGTCAAACAACAGACGAAGCCCGTCAACGTGCTGCCGAAGCTGCCAGCCGTGTTAAACCTGTTAAAGTCTAA
- a CDS encoding response regulator transcription factor: MITPFPKPCKNQTVVLIEDDELLQTLLKRALSRYGYEVYVFSAGEDLIDFLLEKDADLIILDRLLPGRDGIFWLQWLRQYYPHLPVLMVSVRQSEDDRLLGLEYGARDYIIKPFHEKELLLRIENILAHCNVYLENKYIGDMEFNPQYNYLKKHGKKINLTPIENNILEILYNKQGQAVSRDEFMQHIRGIEHHPLDRSIDVHINSLRKKIEENPKEPIHLRTVWGKGYQLLI; encoded by the coding sequence ATGATAACCCCATTTCCCAAACCCTGTAAAAATCAGACGGTGGTATTAATTGAGGATGACGAGTTATTGCAGACCCTGTTAAAAAGAGCATTAAGTCGGTATGGCTACGAAGTTTATGTCTTTTCGGCTGGCGAAGATTTAATTGATTTTTTACTTGAAAAAGATGCGGATCTTATCATTCTTGACCGTTTATTACCGGGCAGAGATGGCATCTTTTGGTTGCAATGGTTACGTCAATATTATCCGCATCTGCCGGTGCTGATGGTGTCGGTGCGTCAATCAGAAGATGATCGCCTTTTGGGTTTAGAATATGGGGCGCGTGACTACATCATAAAGCCATTTCATGAGAAAGAACTACTACTGCGTATAGAAAATATACTTGCCCACTGTAATGTCTATCTAGAAAATAAATATATTGGTGATATGGAATTTAACCCACAATATAATTATTTAAAAAAGCATGGAAAAAAAATAAATTTAACCCCGATTGAAAATAATATTCTCGAAATTTTATACAATAAACAGGGACAAGCTGTCAGTCGGGATGAATTCATGCAGCATATTCGAGGCATAGAACATCATCCGCTTGACCGCAGTATTGATGTACATATCAACAGCTTACGTAAAAAAATAGAAGAAAATCCAAAAGAACCCATTCACCTAAGAACCGTATGGGGTAAGGGCTATCAATTATTAATCTAG
- a CDS encoding response regulator: MEDTQHSLTINDILASPYQQKFRQISESVPKLGHSKSTWWVKLNIYNIDNNNKYLLLNRNLGGEMTAYLQLGQELSQLQRIDALSYPSFTLHLPEDSHATVYLKIRNYYNVLTLPIKILNTESLFESYELNNFYMIALFSGLVVLTLYNFLLFIGEMKLGYLSLSIFTLSSIIIFIIDFNLFPSFFLLNYHSNYLYVLPFILMVASAFYYGSTIEPSQDRILTTICLYGARTALASILLIRLNPDLELVLYAATIILLPILIMTLTIKLWNGKQKLKPIFIAVVVLAASVIPNLCMRLELIDYNMQWLLISKLGVLLSVLILSYYQGQQTRMLREQRDIVTHINNAKDSFLATLSHELRTPMHAIIGVGSLMRETPLNAEQLHYLEKLDIAAVHMLSLVNELLDLSRATYVGIKLNRVTFNLENLLNQVQQISLVMARKKGITLAVNLQHANIDLYGDSKRIFQILNNLVNNAIKYTDVAGYVRLNHKLNLLSPSLVEVQFEIVDNGKGISDEQLKHLFEPFYSPHNEPLGIGLGLTISAKLVEAMGGELKVESTVNQGSRFYFSLRLPLCEASACGQANSHSLDPISTDGALANLRILLVDDDEINQFVGKKFLEKQGANVVIAEGGEMALIELDLQTFDIILLDISMPNMDGYMLTKHIRTHKLWRHIPIIAMTAHVTPGYRERCLASGMNDFIGKPFDMETLLDVIKRCLELPANVH, translated from the coding sequence TTGGAGGATACACAGCATAGCTTAACTATCAATGATATTTTAGCAAGTCCCTACCAACAAAAATTCCGACAAATAAGCGAATCTGTACCCAAATTAGGGCATAGCAAATCGACTTGGTGGGTTAAATTAAATATTTACAATATTGATAACAATAATAAATATTTATTATTAAATCGCAATTTGGGTGGTGAGATGACAGCTTACCTACAGCTTGGGCAAGAGCTAAGCCAATTGCAGCGTATTGATGCGTTGAGTTATCCAAGTTTTACCCTGCATTTACCTGAAGATAGCCATGCCACTGTGTATTTAAAAATACGTAATTATTATAACGTACTCACATTGCCTATTAAAATTTTAAATACAGAAAGCTTATTTGAGTCCTATGAATTAAATAATTTTTATATGATTGCATTATTTTCGGGATTAGTAGTATTAACACTCTATAATTTTTTACTTTTTATTGGAGAAATGAAATTAGGTTATTTAAGTTTAAGTATTTTCACCTTAAGTTCAATTATTATTTTTATTATTGATTTTAATTTGTTTCCTAGTTTTTTCTTGTTAAATTATCATAGTAATTATCTATATGTGTTGCCATTTATTTTAATGGTGGCATCAGCGTTTTATTACGGATCGACGATTGAACCTTCTCAAGACCGTATATTAACAACCATTTGCTTATATGGTGCGCGAACTGCCTTAGCCAGTATATTATTAATAAGACTAAACCCCGATTTAGAACTGGTTTTATACGCTGCCACGATTATTTTGCTGCCTATTCTCATTATGACTTTAACTATTAAACTTTGGAATGGTAAGCAGAAATTAAAACCAATTTTTATAGCCGTGGTTGTATTAGCCGCTAGTGTTATTCCAAACTTATGTATGCGTTTGGAATTGATTGATTATAATATGCAATGGTTATTGATTTCTAAGTTGGGTGTTCTATTGTCTGTCTTGATTTTATCTTATTATCAAGGGCAACAAACCCGTATGCTACGGGAACAACGGGATATTGTAACCCACATTAATAATGCAAAAGATAGCTTCTTGGCTACCTTGAGCCATGAATTACGTACTCCCATGCACGCTATTATTGGCGTTGGCTCATTAATGCGAGAAACTCCGCTCAATGCTGAGCAGTTACATTATCTAGAAAAGCTGGATATTGCCGCTGTGCATATGTTAAGTCTTGTGAATGAATTATTAGATTTATCAAGAGCAACTTATGTTGGCATTAAGTTAAATCGCGTTACATTTAATTTAGAGAATTTATTAAATCAAGTACAGCAAATTTCCTTAGTTATGGCACGTAAAAAAGGTATTACATTAGCTGTTAATTTGCAGCATGCTAATATTGATTTATACGGTGATTCTAAGCGTATTTTTCAGATTTTAAATAATTTAGTCAATAATGCGATTAAGTATACCGATGTCGCAGGTTATGTCCGCTTAAATCATAAATTAAATTTATTATCGCCTAGTCTAGTTGAAGTACAGTTTGAGATTGTGGATAACGGTAAAGGCATTAGCGATGAACAATTGAAACATTTATTTGAGCCTTTTTATTCGCCGCATAATGAGCCATTGGGTATTGGTTTAGGTTTAACCATTAGCGCTAAATTAGTGGAGGCAATGGGTGGGGAATTAAAAGTAGAAAGTACGGTGAACCAAGGCAGTCGTTTTTATTTTTCCCTGCGTTTACCTTTATGTGAAGCTAGTGCGTGCGGTCAGGCAAACAGTCATTCACTAGACCCTATTAGTACTGACGGGGCTTTGGCTAACCTGCGTATTTTATTAGTAGATGATGATGAAATTAATCAATTTGTGGGTAAAAAATTTCTCGAGAAGCAAGGTGCCAATGTGGTGATAGCTGAAGGTGGGGAAATGGCCTTGATCGAGCTCGATTTACAAACATTTGACATCATTCTATTGGATATTAGTATGCCTAACATGGATGGCTATATGTTAACCAAACATATTCGTACCCATAAACTTTGGCGGCATATTCCCATCATTGCCATGACTGCACATGTTACGCCCGGGTATCGAGAGCGTTGTTTAGCCTCAGGCATGAATGACTTTATTGGCAAACCGTTTGATATGGAAACGCTATTAGATGTGATCAAACGTTGTTTGGAGCTTCCTGCAAATGTGCACTGA
- a CDS encoding M23 family metallopeptidase: MKKIIWFSLLSVLLAGLIIAPETPRIPVSAATPADWNPHSFWYYPWGKSGVHKGIDIFAKKGQPVLVSTSGWVVSKGYDELGGNYALIWSWQARLHYYAHLDTVNTCEHCWIKQGASIGTVGDSGNAKGKPTHLHYAIYSAYPQIWLYDANLPQASSRLFYVDPHRFLMQR, from the coding sequence ATGAAAAAAATAATTTGGTTTAGTCTACTGTCGGTTTTGTTGGCGGGTTTAATCATAGCCCCTGAAACTCCACGGATACCAGTCAGTGCTGCAACCCCTGCTGACTGGAATCCGCATTCCTTTTGGTATTACCCTTGGGGTAAATCTGGCGTGCATAAAGGCATTGATATTTTTGCGAAAAAAGGTCAACCCGTACTGGTCAGTACCTCTGGTTGGGTAGTAAGCAAAGGCTATGACGAATTAGGTGGCAATTATGCGTTAATCTGGAGTTGGCAAGCGCGGCTGCATTATTACGCACACTTAGACACAGTTAATACCTGTGAGCATTGTTGGATTAAACAAGGTGCAAGCATCGGAACGGTGGGTGATTCCGGCAATGCTAAAGGTAAGCCAACGCATTTGCACTATGCGATTTACTCCGCTTACCCGCAAATTTGGCTATACGATGCTAACTTACCACAAGCTAGCAGCCGTCTATTCTATGTTGATCCGCACCGTTTCTTAATGCAGCGCTAG
- a CDS encoding tRNA (5-methylaminomethyl-2-thiouridylate)-methyltransferase, whose product MSRQYRAVSLISGGLDSMLATKAIMEQGVHVEGINFYTGFCVEGHTHAIRKQGRDKVKRNNSLWVAEQLGIKLHIVDIVEAYKDVVLNPKYGYGANMNPCLDCKIFMVKQAHKWIQAKGFDFIITGEVLGQRPMSQRAAVMPVVARESGAEDLLVRPLSAQNLPPSKPEREGWIDREKLFNFSGRTRKPQMALAAQWGIEDYAQPAGGCCFLTDANYTQKLKDLWAHRPSRDYELDDIMLLKIGRHFRPRPHFKMIASREEGETNFLEGYKNQFTWIKTASCSGPLAILDGDTISDADIELAAQIAAKFSKGRNEASIICKVARPGEDIREISVTPLAGELPNEWIL is encoded by the coding sequence ATGAGCCGTCAATACCGAGCTGTTTCCCTGATTTCCGGCGGATTAGATTCCATGCTGGCGACTAAAGCCATTATGGAACAAGGCGTACACGTCGAAGGCATTAACTTTTATACCGGCTTTTGTGTGGAAGGGCATACCCATGCCATTCGTAAGCAAGGGCGCGATAAAGTCAAACGCAATAATTCGCTGTGGGTTGCGGAACAGCTTGGTATTAAGCTGCATATTGTCGATATTGTCGAAGCTTATAAAGATGTAGTGTTGAACCCTAAATACGGCTACGGCGCGAATATGAACCCGTGCCTTGATTGCAAAATCTTCATGGTCAAACAAGCGCATAAGTGGATTCAAGCCAAGGGCTTCGACTTTATTATTACCGGCGAAGTATTAGGGCAACGTCCCATGTCGCAACGTGCCGCCGTAATGCCCGTCGTGGCACGCGAATCCGGCGCGGAAGATTTATTAGTCCGTCCGCTATCTGCACAAAATTTGCCGCCCAGTAAGCCGGAGCGCGAAGGCTGGATTGACCGCGAAAAGCTGTTTAATTTCAGCGGACGCACGCGTAAGCCACAAATGGCATTAGCCGCCCAATGGGGAATTGAAGATTATGCGCAACCGGCTGGCGGTTGTTGCTTTTTAACCGATGCGAACTATACGCAGAAACTCAAGGATTTATGGGCACATCGCCCCAGTCGAGATTATGAACTGGACGATATTATGCTGTTAAAAATTGGGCGGCATTTTCGCCCACGCCCACACTTTAAGATGATTGCCTCACGTGAAGAAGGCGAAACCAATTTTTTAGAAGGTTACAAAAACCAATTTACGTGGATTAAGACCGCCAGTTGCTCGGGGCCTTTAGCCATTTTGGACGGCGATACTATTAGCGATGCGGATATTGAATTGGCGGCACAAATTGCAGCCAAGTTTAGTAAAGGTCGTAATGAAGCCAGTATTATTTGCAAAGTGGCGCGACCGGGCGAAGATATTCGTGAAATTAGCGTAACACCCTTGGCGGGCGAATTACCCAACGAATGGATTCTCTAG
- the speE gene encoding polyamine aminopropyltransferase, which yields MSNPNWFTELSDAGTIFGLELTDAGKLHEEQTPYQHLAIYDTKTFGKLMTLDGCTMVTTRDNFVYHEMMAHPVLFNHPNPKRVCIIGGGDCGTLREVLKHPEVESAIQIDIDERVTRMSEVYFPELCASNHDPRATLAFEDGIAWINNAEPDSLDVLIIDSTDPVGPGAVLYSEAFFKGCWRALGENGLLVQQSESPLVHAEKIIKPMHDTMRQAGFSDINLHQFQLVSYPTGWWSCTIAAKQGQIQFSREAQAQALNFPTEYYNAEIHLGSKALPQFMKKILGQ from the coding sequence ATGAGCAACCCTAACTGGTTTACCGAGTTATCCGACGCTGGCACGATTTTCGGTTTAGAGCTAACCGATGCTGGCAAATTACACGAAGAACAAACCCCGTATCAGCACTTAGCGATTTACGATACCAAAACCTTTGGTAAGTTAATGACGCTGGATGGCTGCACAATGGTCACTACCCGCGATAATTTCGTGTATCACGAAATGATGGCGCATCCGGTGTTATTCAATCATCCCAACCCGAAACGGGTTTGCATTATTGGCGGCGGCGATTGCGGTACATTGCGCGAAGTGTTGAAACATCCAGAAGTCGAATCCGCAATTCAGATTGATATTGATGAACGCGTCACGCGTATGAGCGAAGTGTATTTCCCTGAACTGTGCGCTTCCAACCACGACCCACGCGCTACCTTAGCCTTTGAAGACGGCATTGCGTGGATTAATAATGCAGAACCCGATTCATTAGATGTGCTGATTATTGACAGTACCGATCCCGTGGGTCCCGGTGCAGTGTTATACAGCGAAGCATTCTTTAAAGGTTGCTGGCGCGCGTTAGGTGAAAATGGTTTGTTAGTGCAACAAAGTGAATCACCGTTAGTACATGCCGAGAAAATCATTAAGCCGATGCATGACACCATGCGTCAAGCAGGCTTTAGCGATATTAACTTGCATCAATTCCAATTGGTAAGTTACCCAACCGGTTGGTGGAGCTGTACCATTGCTGCTAAACAAGGTCAGATTCAATTCAGCCGTGAAGCGCAAGCCCAAGCCTTAAACTTCCCTACTGAGTATTACAATGCGGAAATTCATCTGGGTAGCAAAGCCCTGCCACAGTTTATGAAAAAAATCTTAGGTCAATAA
- a CDS encoding GTP-binding protein: MTNKIPSPSGDARLPITLLTGFLGSGKTTLLNNLLKPSFWERLLRVPPLTAVIMNEFGSIGLDQQLIGNVKGPMALLSGGCVCCEMQGSLVPTLKNLWMGRKDGSLPPYERIIIETTGIADPMPVMEALLQSSWVSARHYLDGVVTTVDAVFGQQQLDQHFEAVRQVASADRLLLTKTDLAEPAAIVTLTQRLQQLNPSAPIVPVQQGEVDPQHIFNLRAYQQNQAQQAKQWLGVEQFRAFSPLNSSAPAIRNPAQAYNANDGRIRSFSLSFEQPLQWAKVAEALEALAGLCNQRLLRMKAIVNMQEYQGPVVLHGVQHLFYPSVELPEWPDADRHSRFVFITADLDEQFVADLLERFTQTALA, encoded by the coding sequence ATGACTAATAAAATTCCTAGCCCCAGTGGCGATGCGCGTTTACCAATTACATTACTCACGGGTTTTTTAGGCAGTGGCAAAACCACTTTATTGAATAATTTGCTAAAACCTTCGTTTTGGGAACGTTTATTGCGCGTCCCCCCCTTAACGGCAGTCATTATGAATGAGTTCGGTTCGATTGGTTTAGACCAACAATTAATCGGCAATGTTAAAGGGCCAATGGCTTTATTATCCGGCGGTTGTGTCTGTTGTGAAATGCAAGGTTCGCTCGTTCCCACGTTAAAAAACCTCTGGATGGGACGCAAAGACGGCAGCCTACCGCCGTATGAACGCATTATTATTGAAACCACGGGCATTGCTGACCCTATGCCCGTGATGGAAGCCTTATTGCAATCGTCATGGGTGTCGGCACGGCATTATTTAGACGGTGTGGTAACGACGGTGGATGCGGTATTTGGGCAACAGCAATTAGATCAACATTTTGAAGCCGTGCGCCAAGTCGCCAGCGCCGACCGCTTATTATTAACCAAAACCGATTTGGCTGAACCTGCGGCGATTGTTACGCTAACCCAACGCTTACAGCAACTGAATCCCAGTGCGCCGATTGTGCCTGTACAACAAGGCGAAGTAGACCCTCAACATATTTTCAATTTACGGGCGTATCAGCAAAACCAAGCACAACAAGCTAAACAATGGTTGGGAGTTGAACAATTTCGGGCATTTAGCCCACTGAATAGCTCTGCCCCCGCGATTCGTAACCCTGCACAGGCTTACAACGCCAATGACGGGCGAATTCGTAGCTTCAGCCTAAGCTTTGAACAACCTTTACAATGGGCAAAAGTTGCAGAAGCCCTAGAAGCCTTAGCCGGTTTATGCAATCAGCGCTTATTGCGGATGAAAGCCATTGTGAATATGCAGGAATATCAAGGCCCAGTGGTGTTACACGGTGTACAACATTTGTTTTATCCCTCGGTTGAATTGCCAGAATGGCCGGATGCAGATCGGCATAGCCGCTTTGTGTTTATTACAGCAGATTTAGACGAGCAATTTGTAGCGGATTTATTAGAGCGTTTTACGCAAACCGCGCTGGCTTGA
- a CDS encoding transcriptional repressor: MPDSLNAQAARDLLEKANGRITPARLAVLSILLDAQTALSHLEIEQIAEQQGLSFDRVTLYRALDWLVEQQMAHKINGVDRTWRYNAQREHQHQHAHFQCKYCSQIYCLEHLQPAFLFNLPSGYQLEEVELTLQGRCPQCANPVV, from the coding sequence ATGCCTGATTCCTTAAATGCCCAAGCGGCACGCGACTTATTAGAAAAAGCCAATGGTCGCATTACGCCCGCGCGCTTAGCTGTGTTAAGTATTTTGCTGGATGCACAAACCGCTTTAAGCCATTTAGAGATTGAACAAATTGCTGAGCAACAAGGCTTATCGTTTGATCGTGTGACCTTGTATCGTGCCTTAGATTGGCTGGTTGAACAGCAAATGGCACATAAAATCAATGGGGTAGATCGTACATGGCGTTATAACGCACAACGTGAACATCAACACCAACACGCCCACTTTCAATGCAAATATTGCAGCCAAATTTATTGCTTAGAACACTTACAACCGGCGTTTTTATTTAATTTACCCAGCGGTTACCAACTGGAAGAAGTCGAATTAACCTTGCAAGGGCGTTGCCCACAATGTGCTAACCCAGTCGTTTGA
- a CDS encoding inositol monophosphatase family protein yields the protein MSLYLQTALDAVHAAQDIILQYYHGDFAVELKPDQSPVTIADVQTEQTIKNIILDRFPNHGFFGEETGKVNAGAEFNWLIDPIDGTKSFVRGYPMFSTQIALMQGDELILGVSNAPGFNELAYAEKGKGAFLNNKPINVSGYTALNQAALSLGNIASLAASAKWANLGQIITQVQRIRGYGDFLHYHLLASGKIDAIIESDVNILDIAALSVIVREAGGIFTDLSGGALNLETKTVLAAASAEIHADLLARLN from the coding sequence ATGAGCTTGTATTTACAAACCGCGCTGGATGCGGTGCATGCTGCCCAAGATATTATTTTGCAATATTATCACGGTGATTTTGCGGTTGAGTTAAAGCCGGATCAGTCGCCTGTCACTATTGCCGATGTGCAAACCGAACAAACTATTAAAAATATCATTTTGGATCGGTTTCCGAATCACGGCTTCTTCGGCGAAGAAACGGGCAAAGTCAATGCCGGGGCAGAATTCAATTGGTTGATTGATCCGATTGATGGCACAAAAAGTTTTGTACGTGGTTATCCCATGTTCTCTACGCAAATTGCCTTAATGCAAGGTGATGAATTGATTTTAGGGGTATCTAATGCACCGGGCTTTAATGAATTAGCGTATGCCGAAAAAGGTAAGGGCGCGTTTTTAAACAATAAGCCCATTAACGTAAGTGGTTATACCGCGCTCAATCAAGCTGCTTTGTCTTTGGGCAATATTGCTAGCCTTGCTGCTAGTGCAAAGTGGGCAAACTTAGGGCAAATTATTACCCAAGTGCAGCGCATTCGCGGCTATGGCGATTTTTTGCATTACCACTTATTAGCTTCTGGCAAAATTGACGCGATTATCGAATCGGATGTTAATATTTTAGATATTGCCGCCTTATCGGTGATTGTGCGCGAAGCAGGCGGCATCTTTACCGATTTAAGCGGCGGCGCATTAAATTTAGAGACCAAAACTGTATTAGCCGCCGCCAGTGCTGAAATACATGCGGATCTATTAGCACGTTTAAACTAA
- a CDS encoding SDR family oxidoreductase encodes MPQYNVLITGAGTGFGREVAFRLAEKGCKVIAAVEIVAQVAELQREAEKRNVAQNISVQKMDVTVQADRDRAAAWDIDLLLNNAGVSEGGCTVDIPEKNLRHQFEVNVLGPILLTQLVARNMVKKGKGRIVFMSSVAGLTTDPFTGAYSASKHAVEAFADALNSELKEFGIDIATVNPGPFLTGFNDRMFETWKYWEDDPSKRLYDYGKLAFPHKQMDPEEVYQVTVSTLLGESKQYRNIVPKASQASIRQQMDEVWERQQHFGDKTRPPLIQAAYDLKPGTPKDAAAAKAATKP; translated from the coding sequence ATGCCTCAATACAACGTTTTGATTACCGGCGCGGGTACGGGCTTTGGTCGTGAAGTCGCGTTTCGTCTCGCTGAAAAAGGTTGCAAAGTGATTGCAGCCGTTGAAATTGTTGCACAAGTTGCGGAGCTTCAACGCGAAGCTGAAAAACGTAATGTTGCACAAAATATCAGCGTACAAAAAATGGATGTGACGGTACAAGCAGACCGTGACCGTGCGGCGGCGTGGGATATTGATCTGTTATTAAATAATGCTGGTGTCTCTGAAGGCGGTTGTACGGTGGATATTCCGGAAAAAAATCTACGCCATCAATTTGAAGTCAATGTATTAGGCCCGATTTTGCTAACACAATTGGTAGCGCGTAATATGGTGAAAAAAGGCAAAGGGCGCATTGTGTTTATGTCTTCGGTAGCAGGTTTAACCACAGACCCGTTTACGGGCGCTTATTCCGCCTCTAAGCATGCAGTAGAAGCATTTGCTGATGCTTTAAATTCGGAGCTAAAAGAATTTGGTATCGACATTGCAACCGTCAATCCAGGGCCTTTCTTGACCGGCTTTAATGACCGTATGTTTGAAACATGGAAATATTGGGAAGACGATCCTAGCAAACGTTTATACGATTATGGCAAATTGGCATTCCCGCATAAGCAAATGGATCCCGAAGAAGTTTACCAAGTAACGGTAAGCACGTTATTGGGTGAATCTAAGCAGTATCGGAATATCGTGCCCAAAGCCAGCCAAGCCAGTATTCGTCAGCAAATGGATGAGGTTTGGGAACGCCAACAACATTTTGGTGACAAAACTCGCCCACCCTTAATTCAAGCTGCTTACGATTTAAAACCGGGTACACCAAAAGACGCAGCGGCAGCCAAAGCAGCAACGAAGCCGTAA